GGATTAGCCTTTGTCAATTGCTTCCTCTGCGCAGCTTTTCAGCCCTTGCTGGCTGAAATAAGCACCCCAGAGAAACGGGGACTTGTCGCTGCTTCTTCTGAAATTGCAGCTGCTGCCGCCATGTTGATTGGGTACATGCTTGCCAATTTTCTCTCGTGGAGGCCTGCCACAGCCATACCTGCTGCTCCGTGCATGTTGATCTCGTTGCTGATGTATTTTGTTCCAGAGGTAATAAGTTGGGTGGAGACATAAAATAGAAAGTAAGAGACTATCTGTCGAAGACCACTTTTACCAAAACAAATGTTTCCTCTGTACCACACTTCACTCACTACCTTAGGGCACCAGGTTgcaaacttttaaaagatccTAATTTTTTCAGTCACCCTACTGGTTAGTGAGAAAGAATAGGATAGAGGAGGCTGAGCGATCTCTACGGCGATTAAGAGGACCCAAATGTGACGTGAGCAATCAGTTGAATTCTGTGATCACAGCTGCATCAGATAATAAGACATCTATTTCCTCTCAGGTTGGTACATGACTTCCTGCTCTTCATTACAAAGATGtgagcgtgtttgtgtatgtgttgatTTCAGATGTGAGCTCTCCTGACCGTTTATGTGACAATCTGTAATTAATCTACAGTTTATTCTAGATGGCCATACTTACTGACCAAGGATTGCCCCATGATaatcatacatttttataaaattacaaatcTGATGAGGgaacaaaaggaattaaaattatcTGATTAACTGACGTCATTTAGATAATTATCGCAATCTTTATTCCAGATAACGCAGCTAAAGAAGCGAGAAAATGGAATGCCAGTATTTCTCCTCTGGGTAGTTTTTGTCCTGAGAGAGTATGGAGGAAAGAATGCCATGTTCTCGTACTCTGTCTACACATTCCACCAAGCGAAAGTGGAAATAGACCCATTCATCTGCACAATGATACTTGGTGCCATAAGGTTAATTGGACATACGATCTCTGCCTTCACAATAGACTATGTAGGCAGGAAGCCCTTTATTGGTGGGAGCTCCCTAGTCTGTGGCCTCTCAGTGCTAGTCAGTGGCATCTTCTTGGTCCTAGAGTTGCCTGGAAAATCTTGGGTGAGCCTGGGTCTTCTGCTGTTGTTCGTCATTTCCTACGGTCTGGGAATGGGGCCAATTCCGTGGGTGTATATAGGGGAGCTCCTTCCAACCCCTGTGAGACCCTTGGGTTCTTCCCTGATGGTATTTACATACAACTTTGGGGGTTTTGTCATGAATTATGCCTTCTTCAAGATTATCTCAAAACTTGGTTTAGGACTAACTCTTGTCATATTCAGTGTGCCAAATTTCTTTATTATGCTTATTGTTATTTTGTGGCTTCCTGAGACAAGAGGTCGTTCCCTGGAGGAACTTCAAGATGTATTCCGCAGTAAAAGTGCATCTAGTcctgaaaattaataatattgttaatttattttctcaggGCATGATAACGCTGCAGCCAATTAGGGGTCTTGATGCCTCTGGTTAACCATATTCTGTTAACTTTTCACAACCAAATGTTTACCACAAGTCTGTTCTTTGGTTTTATCCTAAAATACTACTTAACAGGCTGGAGACAGTTGAAAATAATGCTATCGtacaatggaataaaaattaattcatacattttattgaCTTCGGTGGTGAGGCGACTGAGATAACCTAGACAGAACGGCGTTCCTAAAAGAAAGCAAAGTTTCTCTTGGAGTTACCCATTTCGATATTTGATGATTAGCCGAGGCAACTAACTCTAATCATAGAAACCAATTCGTTGCAGAGGAgctataaaaaagtaattaaaaatcagGAACACTTAAGTTTTACCTGGGAACTCTTATGCAAGTTGAATGGTATTGCCTAAGGAACGATTGTTGGAACAATTTCACAGTTGCTTGTAGAGTTCCTTCCACGAATCCAACCACATGAGACATATGGGGGTTTGTCTTGAAATTCTACTCAGACTTGATCTAGGATTAAAGCTCCTTATATTCATTACACCAAATTTTGTTGTCATGCTCTTTGTTATCCTCTGACTTCCTCAGCAGAAAGGCTGCTCATCAGAGAATCTTGAAGCAGCATTTTGCAATAAGAGTAAGTCTAGTACCGGAGCATTGTAATCATTCATGATGTTTTGTAAGCTCAGGACTGGCAGTTTCAAAAATGTCAACATGAAAACACTACACTGTTTGGCTGTCTCTGGCTAGCCATATTGTTAACttctaaaaaaatgtttaggaCGAAActgctttgttttaatttttccatgcCATTTCATGTGAATGAGATTATTAAAgatattgctgtatgaaaatgGATTAACTGTTAACATATTTTTAATGAGATTAAAGGCACATAAAAACAAGatttacacaaaaaacatatatttcgaCTGACAGTAATTCAGTCCCTTTGAATGAGAACAGTGAGAGGGTGACAAGAATATGCAGTTGTGGAACACTGATTTTGGTCAGATTAGAAATGAGAGTGGCTCTCTGGTGAAAGTGGTCAACCTCTGTTGGTTTATTCCTCGTTAGCTCCAACCTGGGACAAGTCTGTCCTGTAATTAAAACCAAAAgccgcacaaaaaaaaagtaactcaaaaTACCATATATTTCGACTAACAGTAGTTCAGTCCTGATCACTGAAGAATGTGGACAGTGGGTCTGTGACAAGAGTAGTTATATGGAAAATGCAGGTAAGGAAAAACGATTTTGGTAGGATTAGAAATGAAGGTGGTCTTTTAATGAAAGTGTGCCTTGTAGAAGGTTTTCTTGGTATGAATTTGCTcgtaatacagaaaataaatatacatcttaATGAAAGTAGAACATTTTTGTACATCTCTCCTTTGATCACAGAAATTAATACCATACTGCATGAACTAAAGCaaataatttactttctttctgtcttcacTACATGTTTTCACAACAACCAGAACATAAGAGTTTGATGtgaagaaaatacaaatgaaaaagtatcCCTTCAATTGAATGATAATCTGCACATCCTCTGGCAGTCTCTGTTGAGAGGGGTTGGGGACCTGTACATAGTTATCTTTTCCCGATTCTCTTGTATCAGTCCTGAGACAACCAAAGAGATCTGGTCTTTGTTCTTGGGTCTTTTGAAATCCTTTCTTAGTGGACAGACGTTTTATGGAAATGGTCTATAGATTTCAACCCAGGGCTGTGTGCAGAAATTTTGAAAGggagaatttataaaaaattttttacctcatgatacagttataaaaaatacacaagacAGTACCATAAGAAggaattaatggaaaatatagtgttttattaaaacatttttctatatGAATTGACAAGTTCGTCTGATTTGCTTAAACGTAGAATGAATTGTATCACAGATATGTAAGTTCTGAAGTAGGCCTCATATTTCTTCCTCTAGTGTGATCATGGATACCGTTGGGGACCTCTCGGGAGGTCTTAATGAGTTGGAGGATTCCAGGGTGTCATTATTGGTGGAATTATTATACTTCGAGAATTGCAAATTGGTGTCAATGGTAACCTCTTCCTTTATTGGTTCTGCGTGATCTGTCACAATACTTATTGTTGGCAGAGGAGCTGTAGGCGGAGATTCTGAAGCAGCCGCAGGTGGTTCTGGAGGAGAGTTCGTGGTATTGTTGCTGTTGTCAGAATGTTCTACACGGTCTATCTTGCCTATCAGCAGCAGCAAAAATGTCTTAGTGTACTGACAGGTCAAAGACGCAACTTTCTTCAGCTCATTCCAGAAGACCTGGTTGAAACCGAGAATGACGAAGTGTGTCATGTGTTCCGCCAAAAGCAGCAAGTGGGCCACAGCTCGGAAGACTTCTTCAGAGTAAGTTCCGTGGCAGTTTTCGATGTTTTGAGCATAGAAGGCTGCGTGAACGAGTGTGGGTACAGTACAACTCACGAAAGTCACTGAGATGGCCAAAATGATATAAATTCGAGACAAGTCTCTCCTCTGAGTTCTCGCTGTGGAAGAGACGCTTTTGAACCTTTGGGCAATGATAGCAACAACTATTCCCAAATTGAAAATCACTATCACTATTATGGGCAAAGCTGAAACAAGCAAGCCATAGAAGACCCAATATATCTGGCGCCACATTGGTTTCTCAGTTATGTAATGCAACCCGTCGTTTATAAACCATACGCCATCAGTGCAGGTATGCTCGTTATGCTCGCTGCTTACTTGCTGTGCCGTTAATTCACAAGTAACATTACCCGGTTTGCAATGTTCTACAGTGGAGCAGGTAATTCTTACGTCGAAGAGGTGCTCGAGGTGTAGCAAGATGCACACGAGAATGGTGCAGGTTAGTCTCATACGAATCACTGATGGTTTCTGAATTTCAGTGAATCTGGTGAAATTCCAAATGGCTAAAAATCTGTCATAGGCAATCCAGAGAATGAGGTAAAGTGAAATGGTCTGAGTGACGTAGAAGATAGTGAAGAAAACATGGACGAAATACAGAGCATATTCGTATGATCGCAAGTTACAACCATTGAGAGATTTTACCGTTGGGATGCTGACGGTGAAGATGATGAAATCCGCCCCAGTCAAAAGAAGaaagtatctgcaaaatgaatagataaataaataaaataaaatatagtgaaCAAGAATGTAGtgtcaacataaaaaaacatatacgCATTGTTGACAAAAACGatatgaaattattacaaaacctGCATATTCAAGGTGAATTCATACTCGTAAGGTGGCAAAAGAGAAATGTCAGCAGAGGAAATATGAACCGTAGATGTTTTCCCAATAACTAATAGAAATCTACTCATCATCACGACAGCTGAGTACTAGTTTTGTAAAGCTTGGCTATGCATGGTAATTTCTTAACTTGCTTTCAGTTCTAAGTGCAAAACTCAAAGAATATGTGCAACAGTCGATATCAGCCTATTTCTGTCTTGATAGCTGGGCGGTTGCATCCAGTGTAACCCATGGGTTCGAATCttagtctatttatatataattccctttggtctGAGTTATTCCCTAGGATAAATGGTTTAACTATGAATTAATTATTCGCCAGTTAATATCCGAAAGCATGAAAATGTCCCGTATCAAACTGACAGACGAATTTACATAGTCTAAACTAGGCTTACATGTTAACATGGTTCGCCTTCAGTTTTGTCCGGCGGAGCACGATGAAGCTGACGATACTCAGAACTAAGCCAATTGCAATTATTATGGGAAGAATGATCATGTAGCTCGTATGCTGTACATTCCAAATTTCCTCGGGAACCGAAGCTCTGTGGATATCATTACCTGTTGGGTCCATTTTACCTGAAAGAGAAGAACTTTTGAGGCCGGGTTTGGTGATATGGAACATGTTTCTTcgtcacagttattattattattattattattattattattattattattattattattattattattaaaaaaaagagtgTAAGTTCACGAGGAAGAAACTAAAAAGCCGTTTAACTTGTGATAAGAGAGAAAGCTCTAAGAGGATAAGAACAAATGGATTAACCAACTGAGGCAATACCAATCAAAGGTTACTCCGTAAGAAAAGTTAATGGTTCCTACATAAATTTTTCCCTTAACGGGCTAGTGTTGCCAGCGCACTTGCCGTGGTGGAGTGTAGGCAATACTAAAAGGCGTTTATAGCATCcgttcgtcccctagctgcaccaaatttttagccttttactctacctccgttcccacatcctttctcccatcttgctgtcAAGCCAATTACTGTTGCTTAGTGCAACTGccggttttcttccagttccacctttagatcctcttACTTCATCTTATCTACTTTGTGGATCTCTCTTATTTTGCTGTCAATCagtccaactccctcttttcattgtcttagaTGAGGATAACTAGAGGTTTCCCAGTACTTGACtttattacataatttcataatCCATTCATTCTACATAAAGTTTAATCTAAGTATTTAATGCGCCTAGGTCAGTAAGGGATGAAGGGTTGAAATTATCAGCATCCTCTGACTACTGGCATGGAGAAACAATTGAATTATTTAAGTTAAAAGcgttaaaaaatgtaatatttaattataaatgaagcaatcagtcatttcttttttctctttcctttttataaatgtttttactccaccagaaaattaatatttaatggtaaaacaaaaattaatattctaaatAAGTGATCCACCTAAGCTGTAatggatggataaaaaaaaaaaaaatgagtttctaGTCTGACACTGTTAAGACTTACCTGCCCGAAAAACCGAATCAGTGTGGATTTGATGTCCCTGAATGCAGAAGGCTGAAGGAATTTGCTATTAGGCGTAGCAATAGGCTTTATCAGGAATTTCATCGATGTCCACCGAACTGAGACAATTAACTTGAATGGTATAATGTTTGCAAAGCCCCCATCGATACCGCAGTATTGCTTCCACACATTTGTTGCTCTACAGTACGAATCCCTAGTCGATCTGTGTCGTGTTCCTTGGAGTAACCATATTTGTACTTGCGCAGATGAAGTACGCTTTCTGTCTTGGACGAACTGCAACAAAAGAAGACAAAGTAATTGCTGCCATAGGAAAAAATTATACCTCTACAGTGGATATGTCACTATTGTCACAATCCATTTTGAGTTAGGTGGCATTCCGAATAACTTGAATTTGGCGCTGTTAAGTTGATAATCGCTGGGTGtcaaatgaaaattcatatcttacttttacaaaatacaaatggatATATGCAAAACTGTACAATCGTAAAGAAACCTAACTTAACATGAACATCTGTTTTACAAACACGcaactttttaaattattcacTTTAGTAAGCAGGAGATAAAAAATAGAACTATTACTTTAGAGCTAAGTTTTACTGTTAAACTGAACCATTGCCTTTTGATGGTGCCATACAATGATGTATTACGTTTTTCCCTGGTCTACTtatcaagataaaaaattaaagaaaggaagaattacTGTTGAATTATTTTAAGTAGAACTTTCCAAAATGTATCATCATAATGCAATTGGTGATAATATTAGTTTTTTAGCGAAAAATTAATCTCACGACCTGGCAACCGGCTATGCAGTTTGACAGTGTCATAGTGACTGTCTGTTCATTTGTCAGGTTGTCAGTTCCGAGTATTGGCGAGAGATGGTGTCCGCGAAATTTTTGCTCGAGAATTTAATATGTTCACCTGTAGGGACACAAAAATGGTGAGTAAACGTTTGTATGGGTAAAAAGTCAATTAATTTTGAAGTAACCGTAAAATTTTACCAtaatctttttgttttgaaatttaagttGCCGGTTTCCTGGTCTTCTAGTCTAGGATAGGCCTAATAGTATTGGTAAGCAACGCATTTGACTTATAGAATTTAGTTTAGATGGCGtttttttcccatatttctcacgttttattcgtattttttgtgatttcacataaatttataagtgataggCTATAGGCTAGGCCAGATAACCAATGGGTAGACGGCTGACCCATAGAGTAGGCTAGTTTAGGCTAGATGGTTAGGCCTAGTAGTAGaccgagtatttgaaaattagtttttcagtGGGAAAATAGGCCTGTATTCAAAACTTCATATCTGTTCGATTGTGtttttggtagatctaagtagtatcTAGCACCGTGctggcgatttccttctaacctaactttttctacagttttttggttgctgattatggatttaccttcaatttgtgTCCCACGATTGTAATTAACCTGGCAGGGGACCTGATGGGAAAGGactttggtaattctatatattagctctgcgcctgtttttacgttttcaactggttttttctacacttttaggggttctgatactggtggtgcatgtgtttgttgtcggccatatggaatgtccctttgccgtgtttagtactggcccaggggtgTTGGGTACCGATACGTTAACAAGGTATTGCACTAGCccgacgggatatgaaccgtttgaaacagacgtacctgtgctctgtcttgtgaagatcgcgtatggaaaccccatgttggatggacttcaggggttaattacaggttaattacactcgagcgccaaaaattaaaggtaaattcataattagcatccaaaaaactgtagaaaaagttaagttagaaggcagtcgccgtcgcagagctactatatagttctaccaaggACTACTGCTATTTCGAATGCTGCCACGCATGCGCAAtcttataggggaacttttggtacaCAGTCCGActccttactgaggaaaaagAGGGACTGGggggataatgttcgtttccggtccttCTAAAGTTTCAATTTACAGCAAAATACAGTTAAACTCCcagatgccagtactaaacacggcaaaatactgGCAGATGGCTCCTTGGCGTTTTCCCCTTCCAAGCGGCGCCTCCTCAatgtaaacatgtccgctccattCACGTgttctccccacccaaaaccccgaattcccacagtccccctttactgttgagtagagttaacGGGCAAATAGCCtaacagttggccgacaacaaacaaactcactgcCATTATCAGCAGCCCAAAAAGTGTAgataaaaccagtttccaaggtaaaaacagtcgcggagctagtacttagaattaccatgttTTTGGCTAAATCGGAATTTCTGcttttctcaaattttttatgGCACTGTAGGTCAGGATAATAAGGGCCTATAGGTTAGTCAGGCAAGGACTTGCCCCTCTAGGTTAGGTTTGAGAAgtaaggttaggatgcatccctctGATGTACTGTAGCATGTTACCTACAGCACTcttggttaggttaggctggTGGTCTGTTGGATAAGAACTCTTGTGCCCTAGGTTAGAATGCATTCCTGAGACTGGCATTCAGATGTCTTTGCCCTTTattgtgttttagttttatgtaaaataaaactgttgaggtggctatttgtctgtctgtcctcacttttcctctctgccctcagatcttaaaaactaccgaggctagagggctgcaaattgtgtTGAGCATTTACCCTCCAattgtcaaacataccaaattgcatccctctggcctcaagagttttaattttatttaggttaaagtttagccataatcatgcatctggcaccagTAAAGGtgtcaacacaggccaccagtgGGCCGTGGgtaaaagtttcatacagcattgtacgctgtacataaaacttgaTTGCGGCAAAGAAACtaaggtgcattttttacttatttcttattgATACTGATTATTGACataaacagtaaattttttattgtatagtgTATATTGTTTATCAATGTTGACCATTCCCCTTTGTGTAATTCACTGGGTTTTGGTTCCTCATGAAAACCTGGGTTTCCTAGTTGGGTACCCTGTAATTATTATGTATAAAGGGTTagtgaaaatgaaactgagggtgtgtatcttaaaaaatattcagaaatatgtAAAGCAGAAAATAAACAGTCTGGAAAATATGTAGTTCATTTATTTGGCTAAAATTTAAGATATTAAGGGATTACTGTTTTTACAGCAAgccttgtatttttttgtttttgctataaCCGTTATGGTTATGTCAGCAGATTAAGCTTGACCGTAAAATACTTACAGGGCACAAGAAAAGTAGTGGTGGCAAATGTGAATGCTTCCTGTTTTTCTTAACAAGGCCTATATTTGGCTAGAAGAGACATCTGTGgaaaaatgcctttgaaaacaATTACAGGTTAATCTGACCTACCGTAATGTATAATAGAAATTCCTTACTGAGAAGGAGAGATTTAAGCAAAatgacctaacctaacttatGGTACATTATCCTGTCATTGTTACTATTTGGTAAAATTTAAAACACCCATTCCAGTAATTGAATTCTGAACTGAAATGcagttttttcaataattttttatatttttgaacaaTTCTGATTATAGGTGCCTTTTAAACCTATATAattgtgtaaaatataaatttttacagtttttcagttaatattttatgaattgacCTTCATTTCAGTAGAAACTGCTTGCCAGTTAAGCACCCCTAAATTGAAGAGTAAATTGGAACCACAATATAAAGTGGGTGCTTTGGTTGGTGGGAAtacaaaaactaattaaataGATGGATGCATCCACACTTACCttccctaacctaacttaacctaa
This genomic stretch from Macrobrachium rosenbergii isolate ZJJX-2024 chromosome 23, ASM4041242v1, whole genome shotgun sequence harbors:
- the LOC136851526 gene encoding facilitated trehalose transporter Tret1-like translates to MTQSSENDEKEGPPKEGCCAYAIRVVLLVTVICITLPINLVLSWPAVLPKLEEDTADFTVTKEDVSWLVSVVFIIGIFVSTFAGSLLELLGPKRLVLLALLPKAAFWLLMAFTPYLSLLYLGRVGLAFVNCFLCAAFQPLLAEISTPEKRGLVAASSEIAAAAAMLIGYMLANFLSWRPATAIPAAPCMLISLLMYFVPESPYWLVRKNRIEEAERSLRRLRGPKCDVSNQLNSVITAASDNKTSISSQITQLKKRENGMPVFLLWVVFVLREYGGKNAMFSYSVYTFHQAKVEIDPFICTMILGAIRLIGHTISAFTIDYVGRKPFIGGSSLVCGLSVLVSGIFLVLELPGKSWVSLGLLLLFVISYGLGMGPIPWVYIGELLPTPVRPLGSSLMVFTYNFGGFVMNYAFFKIISKLGLGLTLVIFSVPNFFIMLIVILWLPETRGRSLEELQDVFRSKSASSPEN
- the LOC136851527 gene encoding somatostatin receptor type 5-like, which produces MDPTGNDIHRASVPEEIWNVQHTSYMIILPIIIAIGLVLSIVSFIVLRRTKLKANHVNIYFLLLTGADFIIFTVSIPTVKSLNGCNLRSYEYALYFVHVFFTIFYVTQTISLYLILWIAYDRFLAIWNFTRFTEIQKPSVIRMRLTCTILVCILLHLEHLFDVRITCSTVEHCKPGNVTCELTAQQVSSEHNEHTCTDGVWFINDGLHYITEKPMWRQIYWVFYGLLVSALPIIVIVIFNLGIVVAIIAQRFKSVSSTARTQRRDLSRIYIILAISVTFVSCTVPTLVHAAFYAQNIENCHGTYSEEVFRAVAHLLLLAEHMTHFVILGFNQVFWNELKKVASLTCQYTKTFLLLLIGKIDRVEHSDNSNNTTNSPPEPPAAASESPPTAPLPTISIVTDHAEPIKEEVTIDTNLQFSKYNNSTNNDTLESSNSLRPPERSPTVSMITLEEEI